CATCAGGTATGGTTGGGAAGGTAATAAAACAAACATTAGTGACCTGTGGCTAAACCAGACGGCTATGTTTGTATGGTGACTAAAGCTCACCCTACCAATTTTTCTGTCATGACCGAACATTTGGTCTTTGTTCGGATGGTTGCCAACATTTTGGCGTGCCCATGATTCTTTGCccactctagttcatttttcttgccaatgttgGCCATTCCAACTTTTGGGCAACTAAAagctcaaccaaaattttggctagccAAATATGAAATATTTGCTAGTGCAAACTTGGACTAGAACCAAACATACCTATCAATGCTCTGGATTTCAAAACTTGGGCTAAATATATATGAACCACTCCAGACAGTTGATTACAACTCATTGTCAAGTTACTTTCAGCCATTTCATTCTTCAGCCCTGGCCCATCCAATTGTTGCACGAATTTCTATGGCAAATGATGCTACGAAGAATCCCACGCAACCAACAACAACCGTCCTCTGAATTACTGATAGAAGAGAAAACCTAGATTTAAGCCAGAAAACTTTTGCACTAGCTACTGACACTTCCTATGTGCAGAAAACTAGGGAGAGGGCATATGGTGACTGTGAGTTTTCTAGAATACAATCATTGGCAGTCGATGTTCTCTACATAATTCCCAGATCCAGCCGCATCCACACCTCGTTATAAGCATGGTCAGTCAGTCCACCAAAACACTAGTGTGATTTGATAAGCGTCGCAATTTGCTTGCTAACAGGGATCGCATGGATGAATAAATCAGCTAAACTAACAACCCTAAACACATTAAGAAAAATCTCCGATCAGCGGGCAAGAGTAGATGAATTCCAGAGCGCCACTGAGATAATCCTAGGAGGTGTAGACCTAAGTGCGGAGtgcagagagagagggggggggggggggggggggggagcagtAGGGATGGACCTGCAGCTGGAAGTTGCGGAACTTCTCGGGGCAGGAGAAGGCGGAGGTGGAGGGCGTGGCGGGGCGCGGGGGCCGGCGGTGGCCCCCGCCGATCTCGCGGCGCATGAACTTGCGCACGGTGTCGACCGGGTCGCGGCGCGCCGGCCGCTTGCAGCAGGCGGACTGCTGCTGCCACGCCCGGCGCCGCGCCGCGGTGACGCGGAGGCGGCCCCGCACCCCGGccttgtggtggtggtggtggtggtggtccaTGCCGCCGGCGCCGACCCAGtacgaggagggggaggaggaggcggtgcgGGCTGTTCGGTTCCGTTCCGTTCCGTCCCGGGAATAGCTAGGGTTTTGGGGGGCGCGCCATGGGAGCGGAGGGGGGAGGAGATGGGAGTGGGAGGGGAGAGGGGAGAGACCAGAGAGGAAGGAAAGATAATCGATGGGAGTGATTAGCGAGCGCCCTCCCTGTTGCATGAGGAGTGCCCGTTTTTGCGGTTCGGTCCATTGCTATGCTAGCTGCTgattctttctccttttttttcctttttctcgaGCATATATGCCTTCTTTGGCTCTGGTACCAGTACTACAGCTCCAGTAGTAGTAGCCCTACGAGGTTTGAGATGGTGCTAGCTAGCTACTGATCCATCCCTAGCTGTGTGAATTTCGGGAACCCACGGCGCTGTCGTGGAATTTTCCGTGCTTAGGGAGACATGTGGGGCATGGAGTTTCTGCTCGCGAGCTCAACTGTTTTATCGGACTTTTAGAGCAGTTTTGCATGTGCATTCTAGGATTTACTGTTACTCGTTTCTGGCCTTGTTCCGTGGTTTTCTGTCTCGAGCCATGTTAGTGAATAGAGTTCTAGCCCGCCGTCGACTCCCGCTTCTCCCTCGCCCCACTCTCAAGAGCTTTAGAGTTGTATATGTATCTCATTTGAAGTGAAGTCAACATGTATGCCTCGCTACCGAATCCACCCCCAACCACCTCCCCTGGCCCGTGGACGGCACCCACCTTGTTGCCGTTGTTCTTCCGTgcccacctccccccccccccctcgtcatCAACTTATTGAATTGTTTTGTGCTTAATGTTTTGTTGGTGAATGAGTTGGAATTGTTTGTGTTTAGTATTTATCGTTCAGTGTGTGCCCTGTGATGAGAAAATAGCTTGAAAAAAAAAGATGCTCTTGAACACAACCCATGGCGCTGCCATGGAATTTTCCGTGCTTAGGGAGACATGCGGGGCATGGAGTTTCTGCTCGCGGGCTCAACAGTTTTATCGGACTTCTAGAGCAGTTTTGCATTTACATCCTAGGCTCTACTGTTACTAGTTTTTGGCCTTGTTCCGTGGTTTTCTGTCTCGAGCTATGTTAGTGAATAGGGTTCTAGCCCGCCGTCGACTCCCGCTTCTCCCTCGCTGCACTCTCAAGAAAGTTGTATCGACGTCTCATTTCAAGTGAAGTCAACATACACGCCTCGCTATCGGAGGCACCTCTCCACCGCTCTACCTCCCCTGGCCCACAGCTGGCACCCACCTTGTCGGCGCCGTTCTTCTATGCCCGCCCCCTCGTCATCGACTTGTTGAATTGTTTTCTGCTTATTGCTTTGTCGGCGGACACGTTGAAATTGTTTGTGATTAGTGTTTATCGTTCAGTGTGCGCCCTGTAATGAGAAAATAGCTTAAAAAAAGATGCTCTTGAACCCAACCTTTTTGGTGGACACCACGGACAAATGGGGAGAGCatttgatgaaacacacaaatgGGAGTACGTAATTTTAGCAAGTTTTGAGCAAAAAGGCATATACACACATCTATTGAAGTTGGCGAGGTTTAAGGTAAACCAAGTCATCGTAGATACCTCGCTTAAAGTTACCAAGTTCTAAGAGTAACGAAGTGACTACATACACCTCACTATCAATGGTTATATTTTGCGATCCACAATGGTTGCATGCAAGTTGTTTGAATTTGCAATTTAGGTGCGTTAATTTCatgagagaagaaaaaaaaaaggatgAATTGAAGCTTCGAAGCCGAGCCAGAGACGACATGCCTTGCCACGGTGTCTCAAGCGTTTGGGGGTTGGCCGATGAGGGTGGGTGCCTTTTAGTACTGATTCCTGCTCGAATTagacaatggaggaggaaggaaggtAGAGGAAGAAGAAACAAGAATGGCCATTGCACTGGACCTTAATCCAACAGTTCAGAAAATCAACTTGCAAAATAAAATTTCAGGCAACCTACAAACAGTCGGTCCCTTTGAGATCAGCACTTGAGAAGGACATAAATTCGTGCCGCGACCAGCAGCAGATAAGCTCGACCAAACAACATGGCTTTGGCAAAAGCTGCATATTATCACATGTACTGTACTGCAGCACATGTGAATGCAGAACTGCTACATACCAGATCATCAGACAGCACGGTGCTTCGGATCAGGAGTTTGTTCCCACAACCTATTTATTTTCCCCCATTCACCAAAGATACTAGCAAGCGCTGGCGCCGCTCTCTCCTCCACATATGTCAGGCAATTTCCTTCAGAGAAAAGGCTACAGAAACAAACAACCAACCAGACAAACAGAGGACAGAGTTTGAATTGGCAGTCATGCTAAGTCAAGTTCTACATGCATGCAAACACGGAACACGCCCGGTGTTCATGAAGACGACCACGACCGACCCACGTCTTTTGCATAACCTATATCTATCTACCGCTACAGAAGGTTCATGTTTCAAATGGTGTTGTTGTACAAAAGGAGGAGACGATGATACAACACTAGGCAACATTTGCACAAGGCGCCTGAAACAGAACAAAAAGAAACCCTTGCCACCTAAACCCTGCTTTCCATTCTTCCTGTCACACAAGGCACAAAAACAGACAGACGCCCGATGTCGCCATTTTGGCCGGCGGGGTGGTGCTACGCCTTGACATACTTGCCGACATACGCCTGCCACACAAACCAAACCGGTTATTAGGCGACATAAGAAAGTGCCCGTGGGCAACAGGAGTAATAGCGGGTGAGGGGGTTATACCTGTACAAGTTTGCTCAGTTTTTCCTTCGAGTAGGACATGTAGACATCGATCTTCTCTTTTGTTGGAGGGGTGTTTTCGACCGTGCTCGTGACTTTGTCGACGACCTTCTTCACTATGGTTTTGTGAACCTCCCTGGTCAGCTGGCCCTCTTTCCAGGTAGGTTTGAGCGCGTCCTTCACAAAGTCTGCGAGCGCGAGTTTGAACATCTTCAGCGCCTTGGACTCCTCCTTGTTGCCCTTTTTATTCTTGTCGCCATCTTGTTCGCCATCGTTATCTTTGGCTTTGGCTTCTACTTTCTTATTTTCTGCAGCCTGTGGCGCGGTAACCACTGATGTCGCAGCGGTCTGACCGATCGACTGCGCTGGGTTGTGGCCATTACTACTGCCAACTGCCGTAGAAGGTGCCGGCAATGTCTGCTGGGGAGCTTGCTGTTCAGACTGCGCGAGTTGGGTCATTCCTGCCTGTTGCTGCTGTGCGAGTTGGGTTGTTCCTGCCTTGTGCTGCTGTGCCCAAGGCCACTGACTGGGTTCAACAGCTGACAAACTGGCCATCAAGCTCGGATTCAGAATAGGCTGGGGCAACTGTAGTCCAGCAACTGTACCAGGCTGCATTATGAGGGTTGCCGCCAGAGATGTTAATGAACGGCGGATTTCTTCCTCATTAGGAGGAACAGGGGGAGCACCAGGCATATCAGCTGAGCTGGAGCTTGGCAATATCGATAAACCCTGCAAGGTTTGACCCCGGTTTTGCATATATGGAGGAGCAACAGGCTGGAAATTGTGTGCGTTCTGTATGCTTTGGGTACCGGTATCTTGGCCAGGCACTCCAGATAGCCCCTGCAAGGCTTGACTGCGAGCTTGCATATTTGGAGCAACAGGCTGGAAACTATGTGTGTTTTGCATGCTGTGAGTACCACTCTCTTGGTTAGGATTGGACATGTCAACGGTTGCCTGACTCTGCCCAGCATAGAAAGGCGTTGGGCGATCTTGCGGAACTTGACCAGCGACACTGAAATTATGTCCATTAAATGCAGGCAATGCCTGTGAACCTAGAGTGTAGCTGTGTTGGCTGTGTCCCATATAAGGAGCGGCTACTGGCTGATTCTGCATGCTAGGAGCTGAGTTATTTGCAGTTGCCTGAGAAGCTACAAATTGATCTTGCCTGTCTGGATGTAATGAGAAGTTGCTAAACTGGTCTTGCCTGTTCGGATGTAATGAAAAGTTGCTTTCATGCGGTTGGATATTAAAAGGCAACACGGATGTAGCATCCTGCTGCTGGCTTGTGACTGGATGAATTGGTGCCCCAGAAGTTTGAGGAACTGCATCTTGGCTCTGCGCTATTTGGCTCAAGCTCTGCCCACCTAAAAGATTAGCAGCATGTATCCCAGTTTGCATACTCAAATTGCCAGTGGTAGCAGATGCACTCAGACCATCCATGTCAGATACCTTGTCATTGTTCATGCTATCTGCACTTGTTTGGATAGGACTTAAAAACTGTGGCTGTTTTGAAGCAGACATTTCAGGTTTGTTTCGCCCTTGTGAACCAAAATCCTCCTGAGGAATTATCTGGTACTGATCCCTTCCAGCATCTTCCAATTGCCGGCTTTTGTACCCATATCCAGTATCACTTCTGGCAGTATGCTGAGAACCAGTGTTTTCCCTGTCATCTCTGGATAAAATATGAGAACCCGCATGTGTGGCATTAGTTTCTTCGCCCCAATTCGAATAATTTCCTCTTGGTGTGCGCCCACCACTGTATTTTGGAGGCTCATCAGATGCACCTGGGCCCATTTGACTCTGGGGAGCTTCCTCATGGAGATATGGACAAGTTTCACCACGACGGCAGCGACCTTCAGCAAAAAATTTACAGGGCCTTTTTTGTTCTCTACGGTGCTCTGTCCTATTCCCAAAGGATGAATCAGGACCACCTCTCACATGAGCTGTTTCCctagcatcatctctccatccaGCATGAGAAGCGGACTCATCATGAACATATCTGCAACTTGCACCTCTGCTGCACCTTCCTTTGACAAACTCATGGCATTGATCAGAAGACCTGTAATCTCTTCGGGGTTCAGATCTTTCCCAAGTACCTTCATCAAAATGACCTCGAGGTTGCCTGCTCCGTACATAGTCATCTGGTTCTCGTGGATCCATGAAATCCTTGTTCTGATGGCCATACCTTTCCCTCGAGTCTGCGGGATAAGGCTCGTCGAACTGCCTTCGCCCACCATCTTCATGAGGAAACCTGCAATGCAAGCCTCTTCTGCATCTACCAGCTGTAAAATCTCTGCAGAGCAAAGAAGGCCCTCCAGATATTCTGCCTCTCTCAGCCCTCCAATCAGATCCACGGT
The sequence above is a segment of the Aegilops tauschii subsp. strangulata cultivar AL8/78 chromosome 6, Aet v6.0, whole genome shotgun sequence genome. Coding sequences within it:
- the LOC109760558 gene encoding zinc finger CCCH domain-containing protein 55 isoform X1 is translated as MAGVARKGRSKWDTQEISPDIVEISEDDSPPKNTDDRRKDVIPTQDLTNDNGKRLGESSNLKPDAFMHQGSTEYEQERTDGLNKDVKERQSKASSERSHAPRMAEEAHNNDDWGKLASLEKATGNQAMSRNADDRRRGDGWGTAASRGYSSRVSSGPDAWKQRTRSPSPRGAWNRSRRNRSGSRSRSRERVRGRSRSRSRSPYFDRGSDWRAERGRISGGPSLLCRDFTAGRCRRGLHCRFPHEDGGRRQFDEPYPADSRERYGHQNKDFMDPREPDDYVRSRQPRGHFDEGTWERSEPRRDYRSSDQCHEFVKGRCSRGASCRYVHDESASHAGWRDDARETAHVRGGPDSSFGNRTEHRREQKRPCKFFAEGRCRRGETCPYLHEEAPQSQMGPGASDEPPKYSGGRTPRGNYSNWGEETNATHAGSHILSRDDRENTGSQHTARSDTGYGYKSRQLEDAGRDQYQIIPQEDFGSQGRNKPEMSASKQPQFLSPIQTSADSMNNDKVSDMDGLSASATTGNLSMQTGIHAANLLGGQSLSQIAQSQDAVPQTSGAPIHPVTSQQQDATSVLPFNIQPHESNFSLHPNRQDQFSNFSLHPDRQDQFVASQATANNSAPSMQNQPVAAPYMGHSQHSYTLGSQALPAFNGHNFSVAGQVPQDRPTPFYAGQSQATVDMSNPNQESGTHSMQNTHSFQPVAPNMQARSQALQGLSGVPGQDTGTQSIQNAHNFQPVAPPYMQNRGQTLQGLSILPSSSSADMPGAPPVPPNEEEIRRSLTSLAATLIMQPGTVAGLQLPQPILNPSLMASLSAVEPSQWPWAQQHKAGTTQLAQQQQAGMTQLAQSEQQAPQQTLPAPSTAVGSSNGHNPAQSIGQTAATSVVTAPQAAENKKVEAKAKDNDGEQDGDKNKKGNKEESKALKMFKLALADFVKDALKPTWKEGQLTREVHKTIVKKVVDKVTSTVENTPPTKEKIDVYMSYSKEKLSKLVQAYVGKYVKA
- the LOC109760558 gene encoding zinc finger CCCH domain-containing protein 55 isoform X2, which codes for MAGVARKGRSKWDTQEISPDIVEISEDDSPPKNTDDRRKDVIPTQDLTNDNGKRLGESSNLKPDAFMHQGSTEYEQERTDGLNKDVKERQSKASSERSHAPRMAEEAHNNDDWGKLASLEKATGNQAMSRNADDRRRGDGWGTAASRGYSSRVSSGPDAWKQRTRSPSPRGTEVAPEAGVESELEGEAEVEVGVLILTVDLIGGLREAEYLEGLLCSAEILQLVDAEEACIAGFLMKMVGEGSSTSLIPQTRGKGMAIRTRISWIHENQMTMYGAGNLEVILMKVLGKDLNPEEITGLLINAMSLSKEGAAEVQVADMFMMSPLLMLDGEMMLGKQLMTEHRREQKRPCKFFAEGRCRRGETCPYLHEEAPQSQMGPGASDEPPKYSGGRTPRGNYSNWGEETNATHAGSHILSRDDRENTGSQHTARSDTGYGYKSRQLEDAGRDQYQIIPQEDFGSQGRNKPEMSASKQPQFLSPIQTSADSMNNDKVSDMDGLSASATTGNLSMQTGIHAANLLGGQSLSQIAQSQDAVPQTSGAPIHPVTSQQQDATSVLPFNIQPHESNFSLHPNRQDQFSNFSLHPDRQDQFVASQATANNSAPSMQNQPVAAPYMGHSQHSYTLGSQALPAFNGHNFSVAGQVPQDRPTPFYAGQSQATVDMSNPNQESGTHSMQNTHSFQPVAPNMQARSQALQGLSGVPGQDTGTQSIQNAHNFQPVAPPYMQNRGQTLQGLSILPSSSSADMPGAPPVPPNEEEIRRSLTSLAATLIMQPGTVAGLQLPQPILNPSLMASLSAVEPSQWPWAQQHKAGTTQLAQQQQAGMTQLAQSEQQAPQQTLPAPSTAVGSSNGHNPAQSIGQTAATSVVTAPQAAENKKVEAKAKDNDGEQDGDKNKKGNKEESKALKMFKLALADFVKDALKPTWKEGQLTREVHKTIVKKVVDKVTSTVENTPPTKEKIDVYMSYSKEKLSKLVQAYVGKYVKA